The Idiomarina loihiensis L2TR genomic sequence AATCATCGTTAACGGCGAGCCGCTATGGGTGAACTGGTCGCTATTAATCACTTCGCTTAGCTGCACAATTTCGCGGTGTTTATTAGGCAGTTCCAGACCAACATATGACTTACCCGGAATAACCTCTACCACACGTACAGCAACAGCAGACAAGGTACGGGCAATATCTTTTGCCAAATTCGAAATTCTGGAGACTTTAACGCCCGGTGCTAAGTCGAGCTCAAAACGGGTAATGACCGGACCGGGTTCAACGTGCGCCACCCGAACATCCACCCCAAAATCTTTCAGCACTGTCTCGACCGTGCGTGATACCTGATCCAGTTCTTCCTGAGTTACCGGGTGCTCTTTTTTATTCGGTCTATCCAGAAGCTCTATTGACGGCAACGGCGGAAGTAACTCGCCCTCGCCTGAATCAGCCGCTGATTGCGGTTCGTCTTCCGCAGAGGTGTCTGAAGAAGGCGCCACAGCTGGTTTATTAGGTGTGTCTTTTTTCGCAGCCGCTTGCTTGCTAAATTTAGGCGCATCGCTGTCTACGTCATCATCTTCATCAACAGAGCTCATTGAAGGCAGGCTCAAAACAGGTTCTTGTTTGTCAGTCCCGAATAAGTCGCTACTGAGCGTTGTGGATTTCTTTTCTTCAAGCGTTTGCTCACGCTCGTTGTCATCATAAGCTTCTGAGTCGTCTTCTTTATCTTCCGTTTCTGAGCTTCCGCGACTTTGCCAAAGAATTTTAATTTTTTCGGTTAGCCACAAAGCCCCGTCAATAACCCACTCACCGAGTTTGTCAGCAACCTGCAACCAGCTAATACCGCTGACCAGAGTGATGCCAGTAAAAAAGAAGGTTAACAAGAGTAAGGTTGTACCAACAAAATTCAGATAAGGAAGCAAAGACGCCGCAATAACATCGCCAATAACACCGCCAGCAGAAAAGTAGTAAATATCGTCGAAATTAATAGAGGACAGTGCAGATGCACCAATAAGCGCGAGCATAGCGCCTATCATACGCAAACTGACCGCAAGGTAATCCATTTCTAATAAATGGTAAGTTTTGCGAAATAGTAGGTAGCCAAGGCCAACAAAGCCGAAAGGAATAAGGTAGGCAACGAAGCCAAAAGCAAACAAGAGTACATCTGCCATCCAGGCACCTACGGCACCGCCGGCATTATGTATGCTTCCTTCATAACCGGTCTGTGACCAGCTGGGATCAGCGGGATTAAAGCTCACCAATGACAAAAAAATGAAAATGGCCAGCGCACCACTTATTAGCAACCCTGCTTCTAAAACTCTTTGTACACCTGTCATTATCTTATTGCAGCGCCTTCGTTGGTATTCTTGTTACGATAAAATATCGAGATAAATTTTATCCGCATGATTGTAGCGAATATCAGCCCCAATGTTACCCCTTTACTAATACTTTATTTTCTTGTTTGACCTCTTCCATAACCACATAGGTTCTTGATTCATCAACCCCCGGCATCATTAACAGGGTTTCACCCAATAATTTGCGGTAAGCACGCATATCCGGCACCCGTGCTTTTATCAGGAAGTCGAAGTCACCCGCCACCAAATGGCATTCAAGAATTTCATCCGTTTTACGTGCAGCCTCGCTAAATTCGGCAAAAGCGTCGGCTGAGGTTCGGGTTAAGGTAATTTCAACGAAAACCATCAGGTTTGCACCTAACTTAGCAGGATTAATCCGGGCATGATAACTTTCAATTACTTGTTCCCGCTCAAGCTTACGCACACGCTCCAGGCAAGCAGTCTGGCTAAGCCCTACACGCCTTGCCAGTTCAACATTCGACATGCGTCCATCATCCTGCAAAAGCCGCAGGATCTTCCTGTCGGTTTTATCAATAGTGACTTCTGCTGGTTGTTCGGCGTTAAACATAATAAATCTCTAAATAAGTAATTAAAATTAGTATATCACACCAAAAAATAACTTAAAAAAAGTAAGTCATGCACTGTTATTTGCGTCTATAATTTGCGCCAAACAATTCCCCCTTAAACACGAAATTGTAAGAGGCAGATAATGTTAATTGGTGTACCAAAAGAGATTAAAAACCACGAATACCGTATCGGCTTAACTCCAGCAGCCGTGCGTGAATATGTGGAAAACGGCCATGACGTCATCATTGAAAATAACGGTGGTGCAGCAATAGGCTTCACAAACGAGCAATATATGGAAGCCGGTGCAACTATTATTGATACACCAGAAGAGATTTTTCAGCGCGCCGACATGATTGTTAAAGTAAAAGAGCCTCAGCCAAACGAATGCAAAATGCTTCGCGAAGGCCAAATTCTTTATACTTTCCTTCATTTAGCACCAGACCCAACTCAAACTGAGTTACTGGGTAAAGCGGGTTGTACTGCTATTGCTTACGAAACGGTCACTGATACTCGTAACGGTTTGCCTCTTTTAGCTCCTATGAGTGAAGTTGCCGGGCGTATGTCAATTCAGGCAGGCGCTCACTATTTAGAAAAGGCCCATGGTGGCAGCGGCACCTTATTAGGTGGTGTTCCTGGCGTAGCACCGGGTAAAGTACTTATCATTGGCGGCGGTGTTGTTGGTACTAACGCTGCGAAAATGGCTATTGGCCTGGGTGCTGAAGTCACTATTTTAGATCGTTCTCTGCCTCGCTTACGTGAACTGGACGATATTTTTGCCGGCCGTGTACAAACTGTTTACTCAACCGTTGATGCTATCGATAAATACTCTCGTGAAGCTGACTTAGTGGTGGGTGCGGTTCTTATTCCGGGCGCCGCTGCACCGAAACTGCTGACTCGTGAAAACATCAGCAATATGAAGCCGGGCTCAGTACTAGTAGACGTTGCAATTGATCAGGGCGGCTGCTTTGAAACATCAAAAGCAACCACACATCAGGACCCTGTTTACATTATTGACGACGTTGTTCACTACTGTGTGGCAAACATGCCGGGCGGTGTTGCACGTACCTCTACTATTGCACTGAACAATGCAACCTTGCCTTATGGTATTGCGCTGGCAAACAAAGGCGTGCAAGCCATGCTCGAAAACGAGCACCTGTTACGCGGCCTGAACATGCATAAAGGTAAAATTACCTACAAAGCCATTCACGATGATCTTGGTCAGCAGTTAGGTCTGGATTACCAGGACCCTCGCGAAGCGCTTCAGGCGTAATAGCCGGTTGTTCTGAATAAGCCCGTGAACAAAAGTTTGCGGGCTTTTTTATTGGCAGTTCTTGTTCGCTAAGCTTGTAAACCCTACAATCAACCCCCATAGCTAAAGAACGAACAATCAAAAACGCATTAATGGAGTTTTTCTAATGGCTGAAGCCAAACACTGCAAGTTACTTATTCTGGGATCAGGTCCTGCTGGCTATACAGCTGCAGTCTATGCTGCACGTGCTAATTTAAACCCGGTTATGGTAACGGGTATGCAACAAGGTGGTCAGTTAACCACCACAACCGACGTTGAGAACTGGCCGGGCGACGCCGAAGGGTTAACCGGACCCGACCTTATGGTCCGCATGCAAAAGCACGCTGAGCGCTTTGATACCGAAATTGTGTTCGACCATATTAGCAGCGTCGACTTTTCCAAGCGCCCTTTTCAGTTAAAAGGTGACGTTGGTGAGTACACCGCAGACTCAGTCATTATCAGCACTGGCGCCTCAGCTAAATACTTAGGCTTAGACTCAGAAGAAGCCTTTATGGGTAAAGGCGTTTCAGCTTGCGCAACATGTGACGGCTTTTTCTACAAAAAGCAAAAGGTCTGCGTTGTCGGCGGCGGTAATACTGCGGTTGAAGAAGCGTTGTACCTTTCAAACATTGCCAGCGAAGTGCATGTTATCCACCGTCGTGACACTTTCCGGGCGGAGAAAATTCTGGTCGACCGTCTGCATGAAAAAGAGCAGAACGGTAATGTCACTTTCCATCTGAACAAAACCTTAGATGAAGTGCTGGGTGACGATGCTGGTGTTACTGGCGTGCGTATTAAAGATACGCAAGACGGTAGTACCGAAGAGCTGGAAGTTGCGGGCTGCTTTATTGCCATCGGCCACCAGCCTAATACCGGTATTTTTGACGGTGAACTGGAAATGCAGGACGGTTACATTCAGGTGCAGAGCGGGCTTCAGGGCAATGCGACTGCAACCAGTGTACCGGGCGTTTTTGCAGCCGGTGACGTAATGGATCATATTTACCGTCAGGCAATTACCTCTGCCGGTACTGGCTGTATGGCCGCGTTAGATGCCGAGCGTTACTTAGACGCACTGACTAAGTCTTAATCTTTTAACGTGATTGTTCAGCTTGATCCGGCATCAATCAGTTTTCCACCCGCAGCGACCGCTTTGCATGAGCCCAATGGGCTACTCGCTGTCGGTGGAGATTTATCGCCGGGCCGGCTGATACACGCCTATCAGCAGGGAATATTTCCCTGGTTCTCAGAAAGTGACCCAATTCTGTGGTGGTCCCCTAACCCCAGAGCTGTATTTTTCCCCGACCAAATCCATACCAGCCGCTCTTTAGCTAAAACCAATCGTAAGCCAAACTGGCAAATGAGCATTAATTGTAACTTTGCTGAAGTTGTTCGTGCCTGCGCAGACGAACGCGCCGACAAAGAAGGTACCTGGATAACGGAAGAGATGATTGAAGCTTATTGCAAGCTTCATCAGTTAGGTTACGCCCATTCGGTCGAAATTTGGTTCGACAATGAACTTGCAGGCGGTTTGTATGGCATTTCAGTAGGCCGTGCTTTTTGCGGGGAAAGTATGTTTCACTACAAAACCGACGCGTCAAAAATAGCCTTGTTACGTTTCGCTCAATATTTTAAAAAGCATGGCGGCCAGCTAATTGATTGTCAGGTGGGTAATCCGCATTTATTTTCATTAGGTGCTGTTAACCTGCATCGGGAACGTTTTTTAATGAAGCTCAATATTGCGCAACAAAAAAAGATGCCAGATACTTTTTGGCAAGCTCGTGAGCTTCCTCTACCTGGAGAACTCTAGTGCAATTTGGCGTGACGAAAGAGAGCCAGTGTCACTATTTAACCGACCAGGAAGAGCGACTTGTTGTTGCCCTGCCTAATGATCTTGAAAACCTTAATGCAGACGCGTATCAACAACTCATGCAATACGGCTTCCGGCGCAGCCATAATGACGTTTACCGTCCGCACTGCCGGCTCTGCAGTGCTTGTCAGTCGCTCCGTGTGGTCGTGCCAGAGTTTCGCTTTAGTAAAAACCAAAAACGAATTCTAAAAAAGAATGACGACTTAACGCTGCAGATTAAACAGCAGCCGGAAGCTGAATACAGTCAATTGTTTTCGCAGTTTATTGAACAACGACACGCGGATGGGGAAATGTACCCACCCGACCCGGACAAATTCTGGAAGTGGATAGATTGCGACTGGTTAACTCCCGAATTATTAGAGTGGCGCAATGCCAGCAATGAGTTAATGATAGTTTCGGTAGTTGATCGCACTGTTGACGCAATGTCCGCGGTCTATACCTTTTTTCATCCCGATGAGGAAAAGCGTTCGCCTGGTACCTTCGCTGTATTAGAAATGATTCGATTGGCTCAGGAACGAGAAGTTGCCAGACTCTATTTGGGTTACCAAATTGATGACTGTAAAAAGATGAATTATAAAACTCGATTTGCCCCATATGAACGACTGGTTGGCAATCATTGGAAAAAAGAGCTAAAATCGCACACACTTAAAGCTCAAAACAAAGATTAGAGGATTTTAATGGCGAAAGAAGACAGTATTGAGATGCAGGGAACGGTTCTAGACACCCTTCCTAACACTATGTTCCGAGTAGAATTGGAAAATGGTCACGTAGTTACTGCCCATATCTCAGGAAAAATGCGTAAGCACTATATCCGCATCCTGACCGGCGATACCGTGACTGTGCAGTTAACTCCTTACGACCTGACCAAAGGCCGCATCGTCTTCCGCGCACGTTAATCCGCACTGAGGATTAAAAAAACCGGCTTCATTTAATGAGCCGGTTTTTTCATTTCTGCCGAAGGCTTATTAACCTTCGACGGTCTCGTTCTTGCTGTCGTAATCGAATTGCAGTCCGTCCTTGCCATCAGCAGTCACTTTCACGCTGCCGCCACTGGCCAGTTTCCCGAACAGAATTTCGTTGGCTAAGGTTTTCTTCAGGTGTTCCTGAATAACCCGACTCATTGGACGGGCGCCCATTTCCTTGTCGTAGCCTTTTTCAGCAATCCAGGCATGAGCAGAAGGGTCAACCTCAAGC encodes the following:
- a CDS encoding DNA translocase FtsK → MTGVQRVLEAGLLISGALAIFIFLSLVSFNPADPSWSQTGYEGSIHNAGGAVGAWMADVLLFAFGFVAYLIPFGFVGLGYLLFRKTYHLLEMDYLAVSLRMIGAMLALIGASALSSINFDDIYYFSAGGVIGDVIAASLLPYLNFVGTTLLLLTFFFTGITLVSGISWLQVADKLGEWVIDGALWLTEKIKILWQSRGSSETEDKEDDSEAYDDNEREQTLEEKKSTTLSSDLFGTDKQEPVLSLPSMSSVDEDDDVDSDAPKFSKQAAAKKDTPNKPAVAPSSDTSAEDEPQSAADSGEGELLPPLPSIELLDRPNKKEHPVTQEELDQVSRTVETVLKDFGVDVRVAHVEPGPVITRFELDLAPGVKVSRISNLAKDIARTLSAVAVRVVEVIPGKSYVGLELPNKHREIVQLSEVINSDQFTHSGSPLTMILGKNIAGTPVVVDLGKMPHLLVAGTTGSGKSVGVNVMILSLLYKSTPEDVRLIMIDPKMLELSVYEGIPHLLTEVVTDMKDAANALRWCVGEMERRYKLMSSLGVRNLKGYNAKVKAAKDAGEPLRDPIWKPGDSMDELPPLLEKLPNIVVVIDEFADMMMIVGKKVEELIARIAQKARAAGIHLILATQRPSVDVITGLIKANIPTRIAFQVSSKIDSRTILDQPGADQLLGQGDMLYLPPGSGSPVRVHGAFVDDHEVHAVVKDWKKRGRPNYLEEILSGDQGEEALLPGEQQESDDAESDPLYDEAVAFVTETQRVSVSSVQRKFRIGYNRAARIVEQMQVSGVVTSAGNNGQREVLAPRAPRD
- the lrp gene encoding leucine-responsive transcriptional regulator Lrp → MMFNAEQPAEVTIDKTDRKILRLLQDDGRMSNVELARRVGLSQTACLERVRKLEREQVIESYHARINPAKLGANLMVFVEITLTRTSADAFAEFSEAARKTDEILECHLVAGDFDFLIKARVPDMRAYRKLLGETLLMMPGVDESRTYVVMEEVKQENKVLVKG
- the ald gene encoding alanine dehydrogenase, which encodes MLIGVPKEIKNHEYRIGLTPAAVREYVENGHDVIIENNGGAAIGFTNEQYMEAGATIIDTPEEIFQRADMIVKVKEPQPNECKMLREGQILYTFLHLAPDPTQTELLGKAGCTAIAYETVTDTRNGLPLLAPMSEVAGRMSIQAGAHYLEKAHGGSGTLLGGVPGVAPGKVLIIGGGVVGTNAAKMAIGLGAEVTILDRSLPRLRELDDIFAGRVQTVYSTVDAIDKYSREADLVVGAVLIPGAAAPKLLTRENISNMKPGSVLVDVAIDQGGCFETSKATTHQDPVYIIDDVVHYCVANMPGGVARTSTIALNNATLPYGIALANKGVQAMLENEHLLRGLNMHKGKITYKAIHDDLGQQLGLDYQDPREALQA
- the trxB gene encoding thioredoxin-disulfide reductase is translated as MAEAKHCKLLILGSGPAGYTAAVYAARANLNPVMVTGMQQGGQLTTTTDVENWPGDAEGLTGPDLMVRMQKHAERFDTEIVFDHISSVDFSKRPFQLKGDVGEYTADSVIISTGASAKYLGLDSEEAFMGKGVSACATCDGFFYKKQKVCVVGGGNTAVEEALYLSNIASEVHVIHRRDTFRAEKILVDRLHEKEQNGNVTFHLNKTLDEVLGDDAGVTGVRIKDTQDGSTEELEVAGCFIAIGHQPNTGIFDGELEMQDGYIQVQSGLQGNATATSVPGVFAAGDVMDHIYRQAITSAGTGCMAALDAERYLDALTKS
- the aat gene encoding leucyl/phenylalanyl-tRNA--protein transferase, with the translated sequence MIVQLDPASISFPPAATALHEPNGLLAVGGDLSPGRLIHAYQQGIFPWFSESDPILWWSPNPRAVFFPDQIHTSRSLAKTNRKPNWQMSINCNFAEVVRACADERADKEGTWITEEMIEAYCKLHQLGYAHSVEIWFDNELAGGLYGISVGRAFCGESMFHYKTDASKIALLRFAQYFKKHGGQLIDCQVGNPHLFSLGAVNLHRERFLMKLNIAQQKKMPDTFWQARELPLPGEL
- a CDS encoding arginyltransferase; translation: MQFGVTKESQCHYLTDQEERLVVALPNDLENLNADAYQQLMQYGFRRSHNDVYRPHCRLCSACQSLRVVVPEFRFSKNQKRILKKNDDLTLQIKQQPEAEYSQLFSQFIEQRHADGEMYPPDPDKFWKWIDCDWLTPELLEWRNASNELMIVSVVDRTVDAMSAVYTFFHPDEEKRSPGTFAVLEMIRLAQEREVARLYLGYQIDDCKKMNYKTRFAPYERLVGNHWKKELKSHTLKAQNKD
- the infA gene encoding translation initiation factor IF-1 → MAKEDSIEMQGTVLDTLPNTMFRVELENGHVVTAHISGKMRKHYIRILTGDTVTVQLTPYDLTKGRIVFRAR